Proteins from a single region of Cydia splendana chromosome 9, ilCydSple1.2, whole genome shotgun sequence:
- the LOC134793991 gene encoding protein amnionless: protein MRVLIVSAVFALASSAKVTWQPNTNFNIPSNFADGKLPCSKETVIFPETIQGSVRIQGDTAAQEFILPETGDIMLDGTLFIGANDKDQCSEGNKYFIDKTVSSWADPDVWSSPLYNEATPDAERVPCIGDTVAFPVNTTFAIKLPELTQTVKKVIVSGVKYTLYSLVRHIMQQDDSQQFYVNSNRGIGIRIKEDGCRSPIKGCPCQEYPLKIECDLKFCPVPQCLYPIKPIGFCCKICGGAISFEREQNFNLMEFKDVVERVVASYNDDNIVYHIGIVEGNKVQLVVTEKYEYKGQSAMVAHDVNGQILKGWSSGVQSVSLSGGPLSDANYGLKIAFSMLFVVISVFGVLYAYYYKIPTPRLHLPTMPSFGRGSTAGLLSRFDRRTESIVSLTRRDSTVTVASSAGVGTAFRNPLYSLKRGRVEVVESEVDNDNM, encoded by the coding sequence ATGAGAGTGCTCATAGTGTCCGCCGTTTTCGCGCTGGCGTCATCAGCCAAAGTAACATGGCAGCCGAACACAAATTTCAATATCCCTTCTAATTTCGCTGATGGAAAATTGCCTTGCTCCAAAGAAACTGTCATATTTCCTGAAACTATACAAGGCTCCGTGCGAATTCAAGGTGACACTGCTGCTCAGGAGTTTATACTCCCTGAAACAGGTGACATAATGCTAGACGGAACACTGTTCATTGGTGCAAATGACAAGGATCAATGTTCGGAAGGCAACAAATACTTCATTGATAAAACTGTCTCATCGTGGGCTGATCCAGATGTGTGGTCGTCACCGCTGTACAACGAAGCTACACCAGATGCAGAGAGAGTCCCATGCATAGGTGATACTGTCGCTTTTCCTGTAAACACAACATTTGCAATAAAACTTCCTGAGCTAACACAAACTGTAAAAAAAGTAATTGTAAGTGGCGTAAAATATACCTTATATTCTCTGGTTCGTCATATTATGCAGCAAGACGATTCGCAACAGTTCTATGTAAATTCCAATAGGGGCATTGGAATAAGAATAAAAGAAGATGGCTGTCGGTCTCCAATCAAAGGTTGCCCTTGCCAAGAATATCCATTGAAGATTGAGTGTGATTTGAAATTTTGTCCTGTGCCTCAATGCTTATATCCTATTAAGCCAATCGGATTTTGCTGTAAAATCTGTGGTGGTGCAATTTCTTTTGAAAGAGAACAAAATTTTAACTTAATGGAGTTCAAAGATGTAGTTGAAAGAGTTGTTGCATCATACAACGATGACAATATAGTATATCATATTGGAATCGTTGAAGGTAACAAAGTACAGTTAGTTGTCACGGAGAAATACGAATATAAAGGACAGAGCGCGATGGTTGCGCATGATGTAAATGGCCAAATACTTAAAGGCTGGTCCTCTGGAGTGCAATCAGTGTCTCTCAGTGGCGGACCTCTTTCTGATGCTAACTATGGTTTAAAGATTGCTTTTTCCATGTTGTTTGTGGTTATTTCAGTATTTGGTGTTCTTTACGCTTATTATTACAAGATACCGACGCCTAGACTTCATCTACCGACAATGCCGTCGTTTGGACGTGGTTCGACGGCGGGTCTCCTTTCCAGATTCGATAGACGAACAGAGAGTATAGTTTCACTGACGAGAAGAGACTCGACAGTCACGGTCGCCTCGTCTGCGGGTGTGGGAACA